GATCCCCCGCAAGGGCGGACAGGGCATGATCAAATCCGATCTGCTTGTCATCAACAAGATCGACCTGGCCCCATACGTGGGGGCGAGCCTGGAAGTGATGGACGCCGAAGCGACAAGCGCCCGCGGCGGCCGGCCGGTCATTATGACCAATCTGAAGATCGACCACGGTCTCGATAAGGTCATCGCCTGGCTGCGCGAGGAAGTGCTGCTGGAGGGCCTGAATGCCGGCGCTTGATGCCGCGCGCTACACCGGCTATCTGCGGCTGACGGCCTGCCTCCGCCAGGGACGGACGACGCTTGCCGAATCGATCGGCACCGGCGCCTATAAGCCGTCCCGGCTCGTGGAGGCGGAAGGGGCGGCCGGCGCGCTCTTGTATCTGATGAATCCGGGAGGCGGCTTCGTCGACGGCGACCGTTACCGGCTGGAAATTGCGGCGGAAGCGAGGGCGGAGCTGGCCGTCACGACGCAATCGGCGACGAAGGTGTACAAGACGCCGCGGGACTGCGTCCGCTCCGATACGGAGATCCGCATCGCCGCCGGCGCGCTGGTCGAGCTGCTGCCCGACCCCGTCATTGCTTATGCGGATGCGCGATATTTCCAGCGCACGCGCATTTGCCTTGAGCCCGGCGCCTCCGTCATCGTCGCCGATGCATGGACGCCGGGCTGGAGCCCGTCCGGCGCCCCTTTCACGTACGAGCGTATCGACTCGTTGACCGAGCTGTATCTGGACGGCGAGCTAAAGGCGCGCGACCGGCTCGCGCTTGTTCCTTCCGCCGGCGGCGAGTGGGACGACCTCGACGGCTTTACGCATTACGGGTCGCTGCTCGCCGTGCACGAGAAGGCCGACGCGGCCGCGCAGGACAAGCTGGCCCAGCATCTGGCGGAGCGGCTGGAAGGCAGCGGCATCCGCTTCGGGCTGACCCGTCTGGACATGGCCGGGTGCATGCTTCGGGTGATGGCCGGCAGCACCGAACAGCTGCGCTTGGCGATCGATGTCTGCCACGGCTATATCCGCCGGGAATGGCTCGGCAAACCGCCGCTGCGG
This genomic window from Paenibacillus humicola contains:
- a CDS encoding urease accessory protein UreD, with the translated sequence MPALDAARYTGYLRLTACLRQGRTTLAESIGTGAYKPSRLVEAEGAAGALLYLMNPGGGFVDGDRYRLEIAAEARAELAVTTQSATKVYKTPRDCVRSDTEIRIAAGALVELLPDPVIAYADARYFQRTRICLEPGASVIVADAWTPGWSPSGAPFTYERIDSLTELYLDGELKARDRLALVPSAGGEWDDLDGFTHYGSLLAVHEKADAAAQDKLAQHLAERLEGSGIRFGLTRLDMAGCMLRVMAGSTEQLRLAIDVCHGYIRREWLGKPPLRLRK